A genomic region of Oenanthe melanoleuca isolate GR-GAL-2019-014 chromosome 25, OMel1.0, whole genome shotgun sequence contains the following coding sequences:
- the GEMIN7 gene encoding gem-associated protein 7 produces MTDPIPVPVGILRLPRGPDSSGSRGFSDHSRDPQNSRDPQNSRDSGALQSARAALRERFLRLLSSARGRPARFSLWNGILLHADFGAADVQTGAFQVDSLQTPLGIQGSALLRSGDVLEFSFPLE; encoded by the exons ATGACCGATCCCATCCCGGTTCCCGTGGGGATCCTGCGCCTCCCGCGGGGCCCCGACAGCTCCGGCAGCCGCGGCTTCTCCGACCATTCCCGGGATCCGCAGAATTCCCGGGATCCGCAGAATTCCCGGGACTCCGGGGCGCTGCAGAGCGCCCGCGCCGCGCTGCGGGAGCGGTTCCTGCGTTTGCTGAGCTCGGCCCGGGGCCGCCCGGCGCGGTTCTCGCTCTGGAACGGGATCCTGCTGCACGCCGACTTCGGGGCTGCCGATGTGCAAACCGGGGCTTTCCAG gtggaTTCTCTGCAAACCCCACTGGGGAtccagggctcagctctcctTCGTTCTGGGGACGTCCTGgaattttccttccctctggaaTGA